In Primulina eburnea isolate SZY01 chromosome 14, ASM2296580v1, whole genome shotgun sequence, the following proteins share a genomic window:
- the LOC140812800 gene encoding subtilisin-like protease SBT3.6 isoform X2 — protein sequence MGDRQHDEPHLVENSHHELLSGILESKEAASESILYSYKHGFSGFAAVLSPSQAKTIAGLPGVVSVIPNSILHLHTTRSWDFLHVNHLNGGILVKSRSGSGSIIGVLDSGIWPESESFKDDEMEPVPSRWKGKCQVGEEFDHSKCNGKIIGARWYVKGYKAELGELITENGTEFMSPRDASGHGTHTSSIAAGSLVKNVSFLGLGHGMARGGAPSARLAMYKVCWATGGCSSADLLAALDDAIHDGVDVISMSLGLAPPLSSYFNDVVSVGSFHAVASGIPVICSGGNSGPFPETVVNTAPWMITVAASTIDRAFPVALTIGNNQTFVGQSLFISKDLDKFYPIVYGEDIAATGADEDDARSCASGSLNATLAKGKVILCFESRSQRFVSTAESSVHEVEGVGIVFARFLTKDVSLCLEVPCAQVDFTIGTSILSYIASTRNPVIKYNAPKTAVGQQVSPNVALFSSRGPSSLSPSVLKPDIAAPGVNILASWSAAQAAQPYDDIKKNKLSPFHFKFESGTSMSCPHVSAIVALIKAIHPKWSPAAIKSALITTALSTDEYGQPAVAEGSPYKQADPFDYGGGHIDPNKAIDPGLIYDTDTGDYTRFLCAMGYNASSITPFTRTKTACPKTSNFLANFNLPSVTIPELKRGVTVSRTVTNVGSVSSVYVARIKAPPGTHVIVEPGILKFCSTVKKIKFKVTFWPNLSVQGVYSFGSLVWDDGFHHVRIPLIVRSVLEEY from the exons ATGGGAGATAGGCAGCATGATGAGCCTCATCTTGTTGAAAATTCTCACCATGAACTTCTCTCAGGCATTCTCGAAAG CAAAGAAGCAGCAAGTGAATCAATTTTGTACAGCTACAAACATGGATTCTCTGGATTTGCTGCAGTCTTGAGTCCATCCCAGGCCAAAACTATTGCAG GTTTGCCTGGTGTTGTTAGTGTCATTCCTAACAGTATTCTTCATCTGCACACGACTCGAAGTTGGGATTTTCTGCACGTAAATCATTTAAATGGTGGGATTCTAGTAAAATCTCGGTCAGGGAGTGGCTCTATCATTGGTGTTCTTGATTCTG GAATATGGCCTGAGTCGGAAAGCTTTAAAGACGATGAAATGGAACCAGTTCCATCACGTTGGAAAGGCAAATGCCAGGTTGGAGAAGAGTTTGATCATTCGAAATGCAACGG GAAAATCATCGGTGCCCGTTGGTATGTTAAAGGTTACAAGGCCGAATTAGGAGAGCTGATCACAGAAAATGGCACGGAGTTTATGTCCCCTCGAGATGCATCAGGCCATGGGACACACACGTCATCCATTGCAGCTGGTTCTTTGGTTAAAAACGTGAGTTTTTTGGGATTAGGACATGGGATGGCTAGAGGGGGTGCCCCATCTGCTCGGCTGGCTATGTACAAAGTGTGTTGGGCGACGGGTGGATGCAGCTCGGCTGATCTTCTTGCTGCACTGGACGATGCAATACACGATGGAGTGGATGTTATTTCGATGTCATTGGGTTTAGCGCCACCCCTTTCGAGTTACTTTAACGACGTTGTGTCTGTAGGCTCATTCCATGCTGTGGCTAGTGGGATCCCTGTCATCTGCTCGGGTGGAAATAGCGGTCCATTTCCTGAGACGGTCGTCAATACTGCTCCGTGGATGATAACAGTTGCTGCAAGCACCATTGATAGAGCTTTTCCAGTAGCATTAACCATCGGAAATAATCAAACATTTGTG GGTCAATCTTTGTTCATAAGCAAGGATCTTGACAAGTTCTATCCTATTGTGTATGGAGAAGACATCGCAGCAACAGGTGCTGATGAAGATGATGCAAG AAGTTGCGCTTCTGGATCGTTGAATGCAACTCTAGCCAAGGGAAAAGTCATTCTTTGTTTTGAATCACGAAGCCAAAGGTTTGTTTCCACTGCTGAAAGTTCTGTACATGAAGTCGAGGGCGTCGGGATCGTTTTTGCAAGGTTTCTGACTAAAGATGTGAGCCTATGCTTGGAAGTTCCTTGTGCCCAAGTGGACTTCACAATAGGAACTTCCATACTCTCCTACATAGCATCAACTAG AAATCCTGTTATAAAATATAATGCTCCAAAGACAGCAGTAGGGCAGCAGGTGTCCCCTAATGTTGCACTCTTTTCTTCTAGAGGGCCAAGTTCTCTCTCCCCGTCTGTGCTTAAG CCTGATATTGCTGCTCCTGGAGTTAACATTCTCGCCTCGTGGTCTGCTGCTCAAGCAGCTCAACCATACGATGACATCAAGAAAAACAAACTTTCTCCGTTTCACTTCAAATTCGAATCGGGAACTTCCATGTCCTGCCCCCATGTATCTGCCATTGTGGCTCTTATTAAGGCCATCCATCCTAAGTGGAGTCCTGCTGCAATTAAGTCTGCCCTCATCACAACAG CCTTGTCAACTGACGAATATGGCCAGCCAGCGGTTGCGGAAGGATCTCCATACAAACAAGCCGACCCCTTCGATTATGGTGGTGGCCATATCGATCCCAACAAAGCCATCGATCCCGGTCTAATATATGACACAGACACGGGTGACTACACTCGATTCCTATGTGCCATGGGCTATAATGCCTCCTCAATCACCCCATTTACCAGAACCAAAACTGCTTGCCCGAAAACGTCGAACTTCCTGGCGAACTTTAATCTGCCTTCTGTCACCATTCCTGAGCTGAAAAGGGGTGTCACTGTATCGAGAACCGTGACGAATGTGGGCTCCGTTTCGTCAGTTTACGTTGCTAGGATCAAGGCTCCACCTGGTACACATGTGATAGTGGAACCTGGGATTCTTAAGTTTTGTTCAACAGTGAAGAAGATCAAGTTTAAGGTGACATTTTGGCCTAATTTGAGCGTTCAAGGAGTCTACTCGTTTGGAAGTTTGGTATGGGATGATGGATTTCATCATGTTAGGATCCCATTGATTGTTCGATCTGTTCTTGAAGAATACTAA
- the LOC140812800 gene encoding subtilisin-like protease SBT3.9 isoform X1 produces MAVHWVCVVLFFVTYQLCCFAAEGAVSSNVHIVYMGDRQHDEPHLVENSHHELLSGILESKEAASESILYSYKHGFSGFAAVLSPSQAKTIAGLPGVVSVIPNSILHLHTTRSWDFLHVNHLNGGILVKSRSGSGSIIGVLDSGIWPESESFKDDEMEPVPSRWKGKCQVGEEFDHSKCNGKIIGARWYVKGYKAELGELITENGTEFMSPRDASGHGTHTSSIAAGSLVKNVSFLGLGHGMARGGAPSARLAMYKVCWATGGCSSADLLAALDDAIHDGVDVISMSLGLAPPLSSYFNDVVSVGSFHAVASGIPVICSGGNSGPFPETVVNTAPWMITVAASTIDRAFPVALTIGNNQTFVGQSLFISKDLDKFYPIVYGEDIAATGADEDDARSCASGSLNATLAKGKVILCFESRSQRFVSTAESSVHEVEGVGIVFARFLTKDVSLCLEVPCAQVDFTIGTSILSYIASTRNPVIKYNAPKTAVGQQVSPNVALFSSRGPSSLSPSVLKPDIAAPGVNILASWSAAQAAQPYDDIKKNKLSPFHFKFESGTSMSCPHVSAIVALIKAIHPKWSPAAIKSALITTALSTDEYGQPAVAEGSPYKQADPFDYGGGHIDPNKAIDPGLIYDTDTGDYTRFLCAMGYNASSITPFTRTKTACPKTSNFLANFNLPSVTIPELKRGVTVSRTVTNVGSVSSVYVARIKAPPGTHVIVEPGILKFCSTVKKIKFKVTFWPNLSVQGVYSFGSLVWDDGFHHVRIPLIVRSVLEEY; encoded by the exons ATGGCTGTTCATTGGGTTTGTGTCGTTCTTTTCTTTGTCACCTACCAACTTTGTTGCTTTGCTGCCGAAGGTGCAGTTTCCAGCAAT gTTCACATTGTTTATATGGGAGATAGGCAGCATGATGAGCCTCATCTTGTTGAAAATTCTCACCATGAACTTCTCTCAGGCATTCTCGAAAG CAAAGAAGCAGCAAGTGAATCAATTTTGTACAGCTACAAACATGGATTCTCTGGATTTGCTGCAGTCTTGAGTCCATCCCAGGCCAAAACTATTGCAG GTTTGCCTGGTGTTGTTAGTGTCATTCCTAACAGTATTCTTCATCTGCACACGACTCGAAGTTGGGATTTTCTGCACGTAAATCATTTAAATGGTGGGATTCTAGTAAAATCTCGGTCAGGGAGTGGCTCTATCATTGGTGTTCTTGATTCTG GAATATGGCCTGAGTCGGAAAGCTTTAAAGACGATGAAATGGAACCAGTTCCATCACGTTGGAAAGGCAAATGCCAGGTTGGAGAAGAGTTTGATCATTCGAAATGCAACGG GAAAATCATCGGTGCCCGTTGGTATGTTAAAGGTTACAAGGCCGAATTAGGAGAGCTGATCACAGAAAATGGCACGGAGTTTATGTCCCCTCGAGATGCATCAGGCCATGGGACACACACGTCATCCATTGCAGCTGGTTCTTTGGTTAAAAACGTGAGTTTTTTGGGATTAGGACATGGGATGGCTAGAGGGGGTGCCCCATCTGCTCGGCTGGCTATGTACAAAGTGTGTTGGGCGACGGGTGGATGCAGCTCGGCTGATCTTCTTGCTGCACTGGACGATGCAATACACGATGGAGTGGATGTTATTTCGATGTCATTGGGTTTAGCGCCACCCCTTTCGAGTTACTTTAACGACGTTGTGTCTGTAGGCTCATTCCATGCTGTGGCTAGTGGGATCCCTGTCATCTGCTCGGGTGGAAATAGCGGTCCATTTCCTGAGACGGTCGTCAATACTGCTCCGTGGATGATAACAGTTGCTGCAAGCACCATTGATAGAGCTTTTCCAGTAGCATTAACCATCGGAAATAATCAAACATTTGTG GGTCAATCTTTGTTCATAAGCAAGGATCTTGACAAGTTCTATCCTATTGTGTATGGAGAAGACATCGCAGCAACAGGTGCTGATGAAGATGATGCAAG AAGTTGCGCTTCTGGATCGTTGAATGCAACTCTAGCCAAGGGAAAAGTCATTCTTTGTTTTGAATCACGAAGCCAAAGGTTTGTTTCCACTGCTGAAAGTTCTGTACATGAAGTCGAGGGCGTCGGGATCGTTTTTGCAAGGTTTCTGACTAAAGATGTGAGCCTATGCTTGGAAGTTCCTTGTGCCCAAGTGGACTTCACAATAGGAACTTCCATACTCTCCTACATAGCATCAACTAG AAATCCTGTTATAAAATATAATGCTCCAAAGACAGCAGTAGGGCAGCAGGTGTCCCCTAATGTTGCACTCTTTTCTTCTAGAGGGCCAAGTTCTCTCTCCCCGTCTGTGCTTAAG CCTGATATTGCTGCTCCTGGAGTTAACATTCTCGCCTCGTGGTCTGCTGCTCAAGCAGCTCAACCATACGATGACATCAAGAAAAACAAACTTTCTCCGTTTCACTTCAAATTCGAATCGGGAACTTCCATGTCCTGCCCCCATGTATCTGCCATTGTGGCTCTTATTAAGGCCATCCATCCTAAGTGGAGTCCTGCTGCAATTAAGTCTGCCCTCATCACAACAG CCTTGTCAACTGACGAATATGGCCAGCCAGCGGTTGCGGAAGGATCTCCATACAAACAAGCCGACCCCTTCGATTATGGTGGTGGCCATATCGATCCCAACAAAGCCATCGATCCCGGTCTAATATATGACACAGACACGGGTGACTACACTCGATTCCTATGTGCCATGGGCTATAATGCCTCCTCAATCACCCCATTTACCAGAACCAAAACTGCTTGCCCGAAAACGTCGAACTTCCTGGCGAACTTTAATCTGCCTTCTGTCACCATTCCTGAGCTGAAAAGGGGTGTCACTGTATCGAGAACCGTGACGAATGTGGGCTCCGTTTCGTCAGTTTACGTTGCTAGGATCAAGGCTCCACCTGGTACACATGTGATAGTGGAACCTGGGATTCTTAAGTTTTGTTCAACAGTGAAGAAGATCAAGTTTAAGGTGACATTTTGGCCTAATTTGAGCGTTCAAGGAGTCTACTCGTTTGGAAGTTTGGTATGGGATGATGGATTTCATCATGTTAGGATCCCATTGATTGTTCGATCTGTTCTTGAAGAATACTAA